Part of the Sorghum bicolor cultivar BTx623 chromosome 1, Sorghum_bicolor_NCBIv3, whole genome shotgun sequence genome, CTTCTCATGGTCATTATTGTCTTCCCTTGGCCTGGCGACCTTGGTGGAATTTTTTTTGGTCTTCTTTCCTGTGCCTGCTTGTTTCTCCAGCTCTAGAAGTTCAATCCTCTTGGCTTTCCACTTGTCCTCCTCCTTAAGTATGTTCCAACAAGACACCACACTGCACTTCTTCCCTTCCTTGGTTTCTCCCCCTGAGAACATCTTGAGGGCACTTGCAATCTGCACAAGTAGTATGTCAATATATATAGTTGTCACAGAAAAACATGAAGTTAAAAATTTAAGACATATTACCCTGTCTTGTATAGTTGTACCACTTTGATTTCTACGTTCAATCGCTTCATAACACGAACAAAACTTGTTCACTAGAGACTGAATTGTGAGCCATCTATTCAAAAGTGAACTCTCTGTCCTTGGAGTTGTACCTTTATTGTGCTTCTCAAAGTGAGCATGAACCTTACCCCAAAACGAGGTACAATTTTGATTGGCCCCATGGATGGGATCTTTGCTAGCAATCAACCATCCTTCACAAACAAGTTCATCTTCATCCACACTAATATTTTTGGACCTCTTCATTCCCTTGTTACCATGACTAGCAACAGCTTCCACCTCTGGACTACTCTGTGTTTCCTGTGCAGTCAGCGGAATTCCATTGTCGTCCAAACCAGAAACATGGGCAGCATCTCTATTCAAAAGAATCCCGGACAAGAAACCTTCTCCTTGACGATCCATCTCAATGAATCTGAAATACGAGGGCGCGGTATGCAATCATGTATATATGCAGTATGAGATCGAAGCCATATACGAGATCGATGTATACCAATCTAGACCGAAGCAATACCTGCAGACGATCCGATGGAGCACCTGGTCGGCAAGGTTGTTCACAACGGCGGAGATCGATGAATACCTGCAGATCGTGATTTCCAGCAGGATCCGATGGAGTTTTGTGCAGATCATGATTTCCAGCATGAATACCTGGACGACGTGTCTTGTGCAGATTGCGATGACAGCAGGGATCCAAGGAAGATGGCGCGATGACGGCAGGGATCTTCACCTTATGGAGGACCTGGTCGATCCGAGGAAGAGGGCGCGATGACGGCACCGATCTTCACCACGGCGCGCGGCGACTTCGATGGAACGGCAGCGAAGACGCAGAAGGAAGACGTAGAGGAGACGACAGCCGGCCACTTCGAAGGAACGGCATGCGGCGACTTCGAAGGAAGAGGGCGCGATGACGGTGGGAACAAGGCCAGAACTTTCACGTGTCTCGCAGGAACGGCAGCGAATATGCAGAATCGCGTGATGGCAAGCGCGTCCGCGCGGCGGATACCTACG contains:
- the LOC110431691 gene encoding uncharacterized protein LOC110431691, which codes for MLEIMICTKLHRILLEITICRYSSISAVVNNLADQVLHRIVCRFIEMDRQGEGFLSGILLNRDAAHVSGLDDNGIPLTAQETQSSPEVEAVASHGNKGMKRSKNISVDEDELVCEGWLIASKDPIHGANQNCTSFWGKVHAHFEKHNKGTTPRTESSLLNRWLTIQSLVNKFCSCYEAIERRNQSGTTIQDRIASALKMFSGGETKEGKKCSVVSCWNILKEEDKWKAKRIELLELEKQAGTGKKTKKNSTKVARPREDNNDHEKEATDATAAAETGGRKRSDGVKKVKENLR